One part of the Arabidopsis thaliana chromosome 1 sequence genome encodes these proteins:
- the PBC2 gene encoding 20S proteasome beta subunit C2 (20S proteasome beta subunit C2 (PBC2); FUNCTIONS IN: peptidase activity, endopeptidase activity, threonine-type endopeptidase activity; INVOLVED IN: ubiquitin-dependent protein catabolic process; LOCATED IN: proteasome core complex, proteasome complex; EXPRESSED IN: 24 plant structures; EXPRESSED DURING: 13 growth stages; CONTAINS InterPro DOMAIN/s: Proteasome, beta-type subunit, conserved site (InterPro:IPR016050), Proteasome, subunit alpha/beta (InterPro:IPR001353); BEST Arabidopsis thaliana protein match is: proteasome beta subunit C1 (TAIR:AT1G21720.1); Has 35333 Blast hits to 34131 proteins in 2444 species: Archae - 798; Bacteria - 22429; Metazoa - 974; Fungi - 991; Plants - 531; Viruses - 0; Other Eukaryotes - 9610 (source: NCBI BLink).): MSIFEYNGSAVVAMVGKNCFAIASDRRLGVQLQTIATDFQRISKIHDHLFIGLSGLATDVQTLYQRLVFRHKLYQLREERDMKPETFASLVSAILYEKRFGPFLCQPVIAGLGDDNKPFICTMDSIGAKELAKDFVVSGTASESLYGACEAMFKPDMEAEELFETISQALLSSVDRDCLSGWGGHVYVVTPKEVKERILKGRMD; this comes from the exons ATGTCG ATCTTCGAGTACAATGGAAGTGCCGTCGTAGCTATGGTAGGGAAGAATTGCTTCGCTATAGCTAGTGATCGGAGGCTTGGTGTGCAATTACAAACCATTGCTACCGATTTTCAGAGAATATCTAAGATCCACGATCATCTCTTCATCGGACTTTCCGGTCTCGCCACCGATGTCCAGACATT GTACCAGCGACTCGTATTTCGTCATAAGTTATATCAGCTTAGGGAAGAAAGAGACATGAAGCCTGAAACTTTCGCTAGTCTTGTATCGGCTATTCTTTATGAGAAAAG ATTTGGCCCATTCTTGTGCCAACCTGTGATTGCTGGATTGGGAGATGATAACAAACCCTTCATTTGCACTATGGATTCTATTGGAGCCAA GGAGTTAGCTAAAGATTTTGTTGTCTCGGGAACTGCTTCAGAATCTCTATATGGTGCCTGTGAAGCCATGTTCAAACCAGATATG GAAGCTGAGGAACTATTCGAGACAATTTCACAAGCACTTCTCTCTTCAGTTGACCGCGATTGTCTTAGTGGGTGGGGAGGACATGTCTACGTTGT AACACCAAAGGAGGTGAAGGAGAGAATCCTGAAGGGAAGGATGGATTGA
- a CDS encoding alpha/beta-Hydrolases superfamily protein (alpha/beta-Hydrolases superfamily protein; BEST Arabidopsis thaliana protein match is: alpha/beta-Hydrolases superfamily protein (TAIR:AT5G16120.1); Has 4552 Blast hits to 4550 proteins in 1360 species: Archae - 49; Bacteria - 3106; Metazoa - 121; Fungi - 218; Plants - 474; Viruses - 41; Other Eukaryotes - 543 (source: NCBI BLink).), whose translation MDRALTPRFDTPATLSPFRYRYGSSLAITRRFAPAIVCAKRSPIDGVSDELNLIASQNLDQAPARRLARSAFVDLQLQLDHCLFKKAPSGIRTEEWYERNSKGEDIFCKSWLPKSGDEIKAAVCFCHGYGSTCTFFFDGIAKQIAGFGYGVYAIDHPGFGLSDGLHGHIPSFDDLADNAIEQFTKMKGRSELRNLPRFLLGQSMGGAVALKIHLKEPQAWDGLILVAPMCKISEDVKPPPLVLKTLILMSTLFPKAKLFPKRDLSDFFFRDLSKRKLCEYDVICYDDQTRLKTAVELLNATRDIEMQVDKVSLPLLILHGDTDKVTDPTVSKFLHKHAVSQDKTLKLYPGGYHCILEGDTDENIFTVINDIVAWLDARVDPK comes from the exons ATGGATCGTGCTTTAACTCCGCGTTTTGATACTCCAGCTACTCTCTCCCCTTTCCGATACCGATATGGGAGCTCTCTGGCCATCACTCGACGATTCGCGCCGGCGATTGTTTGCGCGAAACGATCTCCGATCGATGGAGTGAGCGACGAGCTGAATCTGATTGCTTCACAGAACTTAGATCAAGCTCCCGCACGAAGACTAGCCCGTTCCGCTTTTGTTGACTTGCAGCTTCAGCTGGATCACTGCTTGTTCAAG AAAGCTCCGAGTGGGATCAGAACAGAGGAG TGGTATGAGAGAAATTCGAAAGGGGAAGATATTTTCTGCAAGAGTTGGTTGCCGAAATCCGGCGACGAAATCAAAGCTGCTGTATGTTTCTGTCATGGCTATGGAAGCACTTGcactttcttcttcgatg GTATAGCAAAGCAAATAGCAGGTTTTGGTTATGGGGTTTATGCTATAGACCATCCTGGTTTTGGTTTATCAGATGGTTTACATGGTCACATTCCAAGTTTTGATGACTTAGCAGACAATGCTATTGAACAGTTCACCAAAATGAAAG GGAGATCGGAATTGAGAAATTTGCCCCGGTTTTTGCTGGGACAGTCAATGGGAGGAGCAGTTGCCTTAAAAATTCATCTTAAAGAACCTCAAGCTTGGGATGGTCTTATCCTTGTCGCTCCAATGTGTAAG ATTTCAGAAGATGTAAAACCTCCTCCACTAGTCTTGAAGACGTTAATCTTGATGTCGACACTATTTCCCAAAGCAAAGCTCTTTCCAAAGAGAGACTTGAGCGACTTCTTCTTCAGGGACCtgagtaaaagaaaattg TGTGAGTACGATGTGATATGCTACGATGATCAAACACGTCTCAAAACTGCTGTTGAACTTCTAAATGCAACAAGAGACATTGAGATGCAAGTTGACAAG GTCTCGTTGCCACTGTTGATACTTCATGGAGACACTGATAAAGTCACAGATCCCACTGTGAGTAAATTCCTTCACAAACATGCAGTCAGCCAAGACAAGACTCTAAAACTCTATCCAGGTGGCTACCATTGCATTCTAGAAGGTGATACAGACGAAAATATTTTCACTGTAATCAATGACATCGTTGCTTGGCTCGATGCCCGCGTTGATCCCAAGTAA
- the BGAL16 gene encoding beta-galactosidase 16 (beta-galactosidase 16 (BGAL16); FUNCTIONS IN: cation binding, sugar binding, beta-galactosidase activity, hydrolase activity, hydrolyzing O-glycosyl compounds, catalytic activity; INVOLVED IN: lactose catabolic process, using glucoside 3-dehydrogenase, carbohydrate metabolic process, lactose catabolic process via UDP-galactose, lactose catabolic process; LOCATED IN: endomembrane system; EXPRESSED IN: 27 plant structures; EXPRESSED DURING: 15 growth stages; CONTAINS InterPro DOMAIN/s: Glycoside hydrolase, family 35, conserved site (InterPro:IPR019801), Glycoside hydrolase, family 35 (InterPro:IPR001944), D-galactoside/L-rhamnose binding SUEL lectin (InterPro:IPR000922), Glycoside hydrolase, catalytic core (InterPro:IPR017853), Glycoside hydrolase, subgroup, catalytic core (InterPro:IPR013781), Galactose-binding domain-like (InterPro:IPR008979); BEST Arabidopsis thaliana protein match is: Glycosyl hydrolase family 35 protein (TAIR:AT5G63800.1); Has 2516 Blast hits to 2225 proteins in 479 species: Archae - 17; Bacteria - 1086; Metazoa - 478; Fungi - 225; Plants - 619; Viruses - 0; Other Eukaryotes - 91 (source: NCBI BLink).) produces the protein MTTFQYSLVFLVLMAVIVAGDVANVTYDGRSLIIDGEHKILFSGSIHYTRSTPQMWPSLIAKAKSGGIDVVDTYVFWNVHEPQQGQFDFSGSRDIVKFIKEVKNHGLYVCLRIGPFIQGEWSYGGLPFWLHNVQGIVFRTDNEPFKYHMKRYAKMIVKLMKSENLYASQGGPIILSQIENEYGMVGRAFRQEGKSYVKWTAKLAVELDTGVPWVMCKQDDAPDPLVNACNGRQCGETFKGPNSPNKPAIWTENWTSFYQTYGEEPLIRSAEDIAFHVALFIAKNGSFVNYYMYHGGTNFGRNASQFVITSYYDQAPLDEYGLLRQPKWGHLKELHAAVKLCEEPLLSGLQTTISLGKLQTAFVFGKKANLCAAILVNQDKCESTVQFRNSSYRLSPKSVSVLPDCKNVAFNTAKVNAQYNTRTRKARQNLSSPQMWEEFTETVPSFSETSIRSESLLEHMNTTQDTSDYLWQTTRFQQSEGAPSVLKVNHLGHALHAFVNGRFIGSMHGTFKAHRFLLEKNMSLNNGTNNLALLSVMVGLPNSGAHLERRVVGSRSVKIWNGRYQLYFNNYSWGYQVGLKGEKFHVYTEDGSAKVQWKQYRDSKSQPLTWYKASFDTPEGEDPVALNLGSMGKGEAWVNGQSIGRYWVSFHTYKGNPSQIWYHIPRSFLKPNSNLLVILEEEREGNPLGITIDTVSVTEVCGHVSNTNPHPVISPRKKGLNRKNLTYRYDRKPKVQLQCPTGRKISKILFASFGTPNGSCGSYSIGSCHSPNSLAVVQKACLKKSRCSVPVWSKTFGGDSCPHTVKSLLVRAQCS, from the exons ATGACGACTTTTCAGTACTCGCTAGTTTTTCTCGTTCTCATGGCGGTTATAGTTGCCGGAGACGTCGCAAACGTAACATACGACGGTCGCTCGCTGATCATCGACGGCGAACATAAGATCCTTTTCTCCGGCTCAATCCATTATACTCGCAGCACTCCTCAG ATGTGGCCGTCCTTGATAGCAAAGGCAAAATCTGGAGGAATAGATGTAGTAGACACATATGTGTTCTGGAACGTTCACGAGCCGCAACAAGGCCAG TTCGATTTCAGTGGAAGCCGTGATATCGTGAAGTTTATCAAGGAAGTAAAAAATCATGGCTTATATGTCTGTCTTCGGATTGGACCTTTTATCCAAGGGGAATGGTCTTATGG GGGTTTGCCTTTCTGGTTGCATAATGTCCAAGGGATTGTCTTCAGGACAGATAATGAGCCATTCAAG TATCACATGAAGAGATATGCGAAAATGATTGTTAAGCTGATGAAATCGGAAAACTTGTATGCTTCCCAAGGAGGACCTATCATACTCTCACAG ATTGAGAACGAGTATGGGATGGTTGGTAGAGCTTTTCGACAAGAAGGGAAATCATATGTCAAATGGACAGCAAAATTGGCTGTTGAGCTTGACACAGGAGTGCCATGGGTTATGTGCAAGCAAGATGATGCCCCTGATCCTTTG GTTAATGCTTGCAATGGGAGGCAATGTGGAGAAACATTCAAAGGACCCAATTCACCCAACAAACCTGCAATATGGACTGAGAACTGGACGAGTTT TTATCAAACATATGGTGAGGAACCATTGATAAGGTCAGCTGAGGATATAGCGTTTCATGTTGCTCTTTTCATCGCTAAGAATGGAAGCTTTGTAAACTACTACATG TATCATGGAGGAACCAACTTCGGGAGAAATGCTTCACAGTTCGTAATCACCAGTTATTATGATCAGGCTCCACTTGATGAATATG GGTTACTTAGGCAACCAAAATGGGGACACCTTAAGGAATTACATGCTGCAGTTAAGTTGTGTGAAGAGCCTCTACTTTCAGGACTGCAAACTACAATATCATTGGGGAAGCTACAAACT GCTTTTGTGTTTGGGAAGAAGGCGAACCTATGCGCTGCCATTCTGGTGAATCAAGACAAATGCGAGTCTACTGTACAGTTTCGTAATTCTTCATATCGTTTGTCTCCAAAATCTGTAAGTGTCCTGCCAGACTGCAAGAATGTAGCCTTCAACACTGCCAAG GTCAATGCACAATACAACACGAGAACAAGGAAAGCAAGACAAAATTTGTCGTCTCCTCAAATGTGGGAGGAATTTACAGAAACAGTCCCAAGTTTCAGTGAAACGTCAATAAGATCAGAATCCTTGCTTGAGCACATGAATACCACACAGGATACTTCCGACTATCTGTGGCAAACAACTAG GTTTCAGCAATCTGAAGGAGCTCCATCAGTTCTTAAAGTCAACCATCTCGGACATGCTCTACACGCCTTTGTTAATGGGAGATTCATAG GTTCTATGCATGGAACTTTCAAAGCGCACAGATTTTTGCTGGAGAAAAATATGTCATTGAATAATGGCACAAATAACTTGGCATTACTCAGCGTAATGGTAGGATTACCG AATTCAGGAGCACATCTAGAAAGGAGAGTCGTTGGATCACGGAGCGTAAAGATTTGGAATGGAAGATATCAACTGTACTTCAACAACTATAGTTGGGGATATCAG GTTGGCCTGAAAGGGGAGAAATTCCATGTTTACACTGAAGATGGGTCCGCAAAAGTTCAGTGGAAGCAGTACAGAGACTCCAAAAGTCAGCCTCTAACTTGGTACAAG GCCTCATTTGACACACCAGAGGGGGAAGATCCGGTGGCCTTGAACTTAGGATCAATGGGAAAAGGAGAAGCTTGGGTGAATGGCCAGAGTATAGGTCGGTACTGGGTCTCATTTCACACTTACAAGGGGAACCCTTCTCAGATATG GTACCATATACCGAGAtcttttcttaaaccaaacaGTAACTTACTAGTcattttggaagaagaaagagaagggaaTCCTCTTGGTATAACTATAGACACAGTGTCGGTCACTGAAGTCTGTGGTCATGTCTCCAATACAAATCCTCATCCTGTCATATCTCCAAGAAAGAAAGGCCTCAACCGAAAAAATCTAACATACCGGTATGATAGGAAGCCTAAGGTTCAGCTCCAGTGTCCTACTGGCAGGaaaatttcaaagatattGTTTGCAAGCTTTGGCACTCCAAATGGAAGTTGCGGGAGCTATTCTATTGGAAGCTGTCACTCACCCAACTCTTTAGCTGTTGTACAGAAG GCTTGTCTGAAAAAAAGTAGGTGTTCTGTACCTGTATGGAGCAAAACATTTGGTGGTGATTCATGTCCACACACTGTTAAATCTCTGCTTGTTCGTGCACAATGCTCATGA
- the BGAL16 gene encoding beta-galactosidase 16: MTTFQYSLVFLVLMAVIVAGDVANVTYDGRSLIIDGEHKILFSGSIHYTRSTPQMWPSLIAKAKSGGIDVVDTYVFWNVHEPQQGQFDFSGSRDIVKFIKEVKNHGLYVCLRIGPFIQGEWSYGGLPFWLHNVQGIVFRTDNEPFKYHMKRYAKMIVKLMKSENLYASQGGPIILSQLCAKQIENEYGMVGRAFRQEGKSYVKWTAKLAVELDTGVPWVMCKQDDAPDPLVNACNGRQCGETFKGPNSPNKPAIWTENWTSFYQTYGEEPLIRSAEDIAFHVALFIAKNGSFVNYYMYHGGTNFGRNASQFVITSYYDQAPLDEYGLLRQPKWGHLKELHAAVKLCEEPLLSGLQTTISLGKLQTAFVFGKKANLCAAILVNQDKCESTVQFRNSSYRLSPKSVSVLPDCKNVAFNTAKVNAQYNTRTRKARQNLSSPQMWEEFTETVPSFSETSIRSESLLEHMNTTQDTSDYLWQTTRFQQSEGAPSVLKVNHLGHALHAFVNGRFIGSMHGTFKAHRFLLEKNMSLNNGTNNLALLSVMVGLPNSGAHLERRVVGSRSVKIWNGRYQLYFNNYSWGYQVGLKGEKFHVYTEDGSAKVQWKQYRDSKSQPLTWYKASFDTPEGEDPVALNLGSMGKGEAWVNGQSIGRYWVSFHTYKGNPSQIWYHIPRSFLKPNSNLLVILEEEREGNPLGITIDTVSVTEVCGHVSNTNPHPVISPRKKGLNRKNLTYRYDRKPKVQLQCPTGRKISKILFASFGTPNGSCGSYSIGSCHSPNSLAVVQKACLKKSRCSVPVWSKTFGGDSCPHTVKSLLVRAQCS; this comes from the exons ATGACGACTTTTCAGTACTCGCTAGTTTTTCTCGTTCTCATGGCGGTTATAGTTGCCGGAGACGTCGCAAACGTAACATACGACGGTCGCTCGCTGATCATCGACGGCGAACATAAGATCCTTTTCTCCGGCTCAATCCATTATACTCGCAGCACTCCTCAG ATGTGGCCGTCCTTGATAGCAAAGGCAAAATCTGGAGGAATAGATGTAGTAGACACATATGTGTTCTGGAACGTTCACGAGCCGCAACAAGGCCAG TTCGATTTCAGTGGAAGCCGTGATATCGTGAAGTTTATCAAGGAAGTAAAAAATCATGGCTTATATGTCTGTCTTCGGATTGGACCTTTTATCCAAGGGGAATGGTCTTATGG GGGTTTGCCTTTCTGGTTGCATAATGTCCAAGGGATTGTCTTCAGGACAGATAATGAGCCATTCAAG TATCACATGAAGAGATATGCGAAAATGATTGTTAAGCTGATGAAATCGGAAAACTTGTATGCTTCCCAAGGAGGACCTATCATACTCTCACAG TTATGTGCAAAACAGATTGAGAACGAGTATGGGATGGTTGGTAGAGCTTTTCGACAAGAAGGGAAATCATATGTCAAATGGACAGCAAAATTGGCTGTTGAGCTTGACACAGGAGTGCCATGGGTTATGTGCAAGCAAGATGATGCCCCTGATCCTTTG GTTAATGCTTGCAATGGGAGGCAATGTGGAGAAACATTCAAAGGACCCAATTCACCCAACAAACCTGCAATATGGACTGAGAACTGGACGAGTTT TTATCAAACATATGGTGAGGAACCATTGATAAGGTCAGCTGAGGATATAGCGTTTCATGTTGCTCTTTTCATCGCTAAGAATGGAAGCTTTGTAAACTACTACATG TATCATGGAGGAACCAACTTCGGGAGAAATGCTTCACAGTTCGTAATCACCAGTTATTATGATCAGGCTCCACTTGATGAATATG GGTTACTTAGGCAACCAAAATGGGGACACCTTAAGGAATTACATGCTGCAGTTAAGTTGTGTGAAGAGCCTCTACTTTCAGGACTGCAAACTACAATATCATTGGGGAAGCTACAAACT GCTTTTGTGTTTGGGAAGAAGGCGAACCTATGCGCTGCCATTCTGGTGAATCAAGACAAATGCGAGTCTACTGTACAGTTTCGTAATTCTTCATATCGTTTGTCTCCAAAATCTGTAAGTGTCCTGCCAGACTGCAAGAATGTAGCCTTCAACACTGCCAAG GTCAATGCACAATACAACACGAGAACAAGGAAAGCAAGACAAAATTTGTCGTCTCCTCAAATGTGGGAGGAATTTACAGAAACAGTCCCAAGTTTCAGTGAAACGTCAATAAGATCAGAATCCTTGCTTGAGCACATGAATACCACACAGGATACTTCCGACTATCTGTGGCAAACAACTAG GTTTCAGCAATCTGAAGGAGCTCCATCAGTTCTTAAAGTCAACCATCTCGGACATGCTCTACACGCCTTTGTTAATGGGAGATTCATAG GTTCTATGCATGGAACTTTCAAAGCGCACAGATTTTTGCTGGAGAAAAATATGTCATTGAATAATGGCACAAATAACTTGGCATTACTCAGCGTAATGGTAGGATTACCG AATTCAGGAGCACATCTAGAAAGGAGAGTCGTTGGATCACGGAGCGTAAAGATTTGGAATGGAAGATATCAACTGTACTTCAACAACTATAGTTGGGGATATCAG GTTGGCCTGAAAGGGGAGAAATTCCATGTTTACACTGAAGATGGGTCCGCAAAAGTTCAGTGGAAGCAGTACAGAGACTCCAAAAGTCAGCCTCTAACTTGGTACAAG GCCTCATTTGACACACCAGAGGGGGAAGATCCGGTGGCCTTGAACTTAGGATCAATGGGAAAAGGAGAAGCTTGGGTGAATGGCCAGAGTATAGGTCGGTACTGGGTCTCATTTCACACTTACAAGGGGAACCCTTCTCAGATATG GTACCATATACCGAGAtcttttcttaaaccaaacaGTAACTTACTAGTcattttggaagaagaaagagaagggaaTCCTCTTGGTATAACTATAGACACAGTGTCGGTCACTGAAGTCTGTGGTCATGTCTCCAATACAAATCCTCATCCTGTCATATCTCCAAGAAAGAAAGGCCTCAACCGAAAAAATCTAACATACCGGTATGATAGGAAGCCTAAGGTTCAGCTCCAGTGTCCTACTGGCAGGaaaatttcaaagatattGTTTGCAAGCTTTGGCACTCCAAATGGAAGTTGCGGGAGCTATTCTATTGGAAGCTGTCACTCACCCAACTCTTTAGCTGTTGTACAGAAG GCTTGTCTGAAAAAAAGTAGGTGTTCTGTACCTGTATGGAGCAAAACATTTGGTGGTGATTCATGTCCACACACTGTTAAATCTCTGCTTGTTCGTGCACAATGCTCATGA
- the BGAL16 gene encoding beta-galactosidase 16 — MVKHNVRGILGFSITHCRGLPFWLHNVQGIVFRTDNEPFKYHMKRYAKMIVKLMKSENLYASQGGPIILSQIENEYGMVGRAFRQEGKSYVKWTAKLAVELDTGVPWVMCKQDDAPDPLVNACNGRQCGETFKGPNSPNKPAIWTENWTSFYQTYGEEPLIRSAEDIAFHVALFIAKNGSFVNYYMYHGGTNFGRNASQFVITSYYDQAPLDEYGLLRQPKWGHLKELHAAVKLCEEPLLSGLQTTISLGKLQTAFVFGKKANLCAAILVNQDKCESTVQFRNSSYRLSPKSVSVLPDCKNVAFNTAKVNAQYNTRTRKARQNLSSPQMWEEFTETVPSFSETSIRSESLLEHMNTTQDTSDYLWQTTRFQQSEGAPSVLKVNHLGHALHAFVNGRFIGSMHGTFKAHRFLLEKNMSLNNGTNNLALLSVMVGLPNSGAHLERRVVGSRSVKIWNGRYQLYFNNYSWGYQVGLKGEKFHVYTEDGSAKVQWKQYRDSKSQPLTWYKASFDTPEGEDPVALNLGSMGKGEAWVNGQSIGRYWVSFHTYKGNPSQIWYHIPRSFLKPNSNLLVILEEEREGNPLGITIDTVSVTEVCGHVSNTNPHPVISPRKKGLNRKNLTYRYDRKPKVQLQCPTGRKISKILFASFGTPNGSCGSYSIGSCHSPNSLAVVQKACLKKSRCSVPVWSKTFGGDSCPHTVKSLLVRAQCS; from the exons ATGGTAAAACACAATGTTCGTggaattttagggttttcaataACACATTGCAGGGGTTTGCCTTTCTGGTTGCATAATGTCCAAGGGATTGTCTTCAGGACAGATAATGAGCCATTCAAG TATCACATGAAGAGATATGCGAAAATGATTGTTAAGCTGATGAAATCGGAAAACTTGTATGCTTCCCAAGGAGGACCTATCATACTCTCACAG ATTGAGAACGAGTATGGGATGGTTGGTAGAGCTTTTCGACAAGAAGGGAAATCATATGTCAAATGGACAGCAAAATTGGCTGTTGAGCTTGACACAGGAGTGCCATGGGTTATGTGCAAGCAAGATGATGCCCCTGATCCTTTG GTTAATGCTTGCAATGGGAGGCAATGTGGAGAAACATTCAAAGGACCCAATTCACCCAACAAACCTGCAATATGGACTGAGAACTGGACGAGTTT TTATCAAACATATGGTGAGGAACCATTGATAAGGTCAGCTGAGGATATAGCGTTTCATGTTGCTCTTTTCATCGCTAAGAATGGAAGCTTTGTAAACTACTACATG TATCATGGAGGAACCAACTTCGGGAGAAATGCTTCACAGTTCGTAATCACCAGTTATTATGATCAGGCTCCACTTGATGAATATG GGTTACTTAGGCAACCAAAATGGGGACACCTTAAGGAATTACATGCTGCAGTTAAGTTGTGTGAAGAGCCTCTACTTTCAGGACTGCAAACTACAATATCATTGGGGAAGCTACAAACT GCTTTTGTGTTTGGGAAGAAGGCGAACCTATGCGCTGCCATTCTGGTGAATCAAGACAAATGCGAGTCTACTGTACAGTTTCGTAATTCTTCATATCGTTTGTCTCCAAAATCTGTAAGTGTCCTGCCAGACTGCAAGAATGTAGCCTTCAACACTGCCAAG GTCAATGCACAATACAACACGAGAACAAGGAAAGCAAGACAAAATTTGTCGTCTCCTCAAATGTGGGAGGAATTTACAGAAACAGTCCCAAGTTTCAGTGAAACGTCAATAAGATCAGAATCCTTGCTTGAGCACATGAATACCACACAGGATACTTCCGACTATCTGTGGCAAACAACTAG GTTTCAGCAATCTGAAGGAGCTCCATCAGTTCTTAAAGTCAACCATCTCGGACATGCTCTACACGCCTTTGTTAATGGGAGATTCATAG GTTCTATGCATGGAACTTTCAAAGCGCACAGATTTTTGCTGGAGAAAAATATGTCATTGAATAATGGCACAAATAACTTGGCATTACTCAGCGTAATGGTAGGATTACCG AATTCAGGAGCACATCTAGAAAGGAGAGTCGTTGGATCACGGAGCGTAAAGATTTGGAATGGAAGATATCAACTGTACTTCAACAACTATAGTTGGGGATATCAG GTTGGCCTGAAAGGGGAGAAATTCCATGTTTACACTGAAGATGGGTCCGCAAAAGTTCAGTGGAAGCAGTACAGAGACTCCAAAAGTCAGCCTCTAACTTGGTACAAG GCCTCATTTGACACACCAGAGGGGGAAGATCCGGTGGCCTTGAACTTAGGATCAATGGGAAAAGGAGAAGCTTGGGTGAATGGCCAGAGTATAGGTCGGTACTGGGTCTCATTTCACACTTACAAGGGGAACCCTTCTCAGATATG GTACCATATACCGAGAtcttttcttaaaccaaacaGTAACTTACTAGTcattttggaagaagaaagagaagggaaTCCTCTTGGTATAACTATAGACACAGTGTCGGTCACTGAAGTCTGTGGTCATGTCTCCAATACAAATCCTCATCCTGTCATATCTCCAAGAAAGAAAGGCCTCAACCGAAAAAATCTAACATACCGGTATGATAGGAAGCCTAAGGTTCAGCTCCAGTGTCCTACTGGCAGGaaaatttcaaagatattGTTTGCAAGCTTTGGCACTCCAAATGGAAGTTGCGGGAGCTATTCTATTGGAAGCTGTCACTCACCCAACTCTTTAGCTGTTGTACAGAAG GCTTGTCTGAAAAAAAGTAGGTGTTCTGTACCTGTATGGAGCAAAACATTTGGTGGTGATTCATGTCCACACACTGTTAAATCTCTGCTTGTTCGTGCACAATGCTCATGA